The following DNA comes from Anastrepha obliqua isolate idAnaObli1 chromosome 1, idAnaObli1_1.0, whole genome shotgun sequence.
atcaatatttacaGATGTTGTCCCAATCGATACTGTCCAGCGCACGAGTCCTCCGTACCGAGGCCCGCCGCAGCATCGGCATTATCGCACCAGCGCTAAACAAAGTTTCCGATCCCATCCAACAGCTCTTTTTGGAAAAAGTGCGCGATTACAAAAAGCGCAGCAGGTACACGAAATCCGTTATAAAGAATGGTGACttacaaaataattgatttccTTACTCTCGTTCATTTAGTGGTGGCAAACTTGTTG
Coding sequences within:
- the LOC129236349 gene encoding ATP synthase-coupling factor 6, mitochondrial — translated: MLSQSILSSARVLRTEARRSIGIIAPALNKVSDPIQQLFLEKVRDYKKRSSGGKLVDSNPEIERELKNELERVAKQYGGDGKVDMTKFPEFKFPEVKIDPITQTN